From the Primulina tabacum isolate GXHZ01 chromosome 3, ASM2559414v2, whole genome shotgun sequence genome, one window contains:
- the LOC142540217 gene encoding uncharacterized protein LOC142540217 isoform X2, translating to MGWKLSRSPQSTLRSTVSGCGCMPGVSLVSLPLDGANGAAWHSLLAAEERGARIRLIEETSAFCSGNPFARSRKPDTTNPSHGSGSYPDQSRVSYQQLRAAQFQQLKQQQQAGSYLEQGKIAHQHMVRNVKKNGGSGNQSLYAASWPDTPHCQPQPQRSSGMIAVFLGECETNSKRTGTGVFLPRNLGATSVETRKKTGCPVLVPDRVVRALNMNLKSMDLQQPQSPTKRNLLEANEALKHGKMVSTAEQRRTLRPGPPSMNQALKLPQEWTY from the exons ATG GGTTGGAAGTTGTCCCGTTCACCTCAATCGACTCTCCGCAGTACCGTGTCTGGTTGCGGGTGCATGCCCGGAGTTTCTCTTGTTTCTCTTCCACTGGATGGCGCAAATGGTGCTGCATGGCATTCGTTGTTAGCGGCTGAGGAGAGGGGTGCGCGGATAAGATTAATCGAAGAAACCTCTGCCTTTTGTTCTGGAAATCCCTTTGCTCGTTCAAGAAAACCTGATACCACCAACCCGAGTCATGGTTCTGGGTCTTACCCGGATCAATCCCGCGTCTCCTATCAACAATTGCGAGCAGCACAA TTTCAGCAGTTGAAACAGCAGCAACAGGCAGGTAGCTATCTGGAGCAAGGGAAAATAGCTCACCAACATATGGTTCGGAATGTGAAAAAGAACGGAGGTTCAGGAAATCAGAGCTTATACGCCGCGTCTTGGCCGGATACACCGCATTGCCAACCACAACCGCAGCGTAGTTCTGGCATGATTGCCGTTTTTCTTGGAGAATGCGAGACCAACAGTAAGAGAACTGGAACTGGTGTTTTCTTGCCCAGAAACTTGGGAGCAACCTCGGTCGAAACTCGCAAGAAAACAG GATGTCCTGTTTTAGTACCAGACAGAGTGGTGCGAGCGTTGAACATGAATCTAAAATCCATGGATCTCCAGCAACCACAGAGCCCGACCAAAAGAA aTCTCTTGGAGGCTAACGAAGCTTTAAAGCATGGAAAAATGGTTTCCACAGCCGAACAGAGGAGAACTCTGCGACCAGGACCTCCAAGTATGAATCAAGCGCTCAAGCTCCCTCAAGAATGGACCTACTAA
- the LOC142540217 gene encoding uncharacterized protein LOC142540217 isoform X1, with amino-acid sequence MGWKLSRSPQSTLRSTVSGCGCMPGVSLVSLPLDGANGAAWHSLLAAEERGARIRLIEETSAFCSGNPFARSRKPDTTNPSHGSGSYPDQSRVSYQQLRAAQFQQLKQQQQAGSYLEQGKIAHQHMVRNVKKNGGSGNQSLYAASWPDTPHCQPQPQRSSGMIAVFLGECETNSKRTGTGVFLPRNLGATSVETRKKTVGCPVLVPDRVVRALNMNLKSMDLQQPQSPTKRNLLEANEALKHGKMVSTAEQRRTLRPGPPSMNQALKLPQEWTY; translated from the exons ATG GGTTGGAAGTTGTCCCGTTCACCTCAATCGACTCTCCGCAGTACCGTGTCTGGTTGCGGGTGCATGCCCGGAGTTTCTCTTGTTTCTCTTCCACTGGATGGCGCAAATGGTGCTGCATGGCATTCGTTGTTAGCGGCTGAGGAGAGGGGTGCGCGGATAAGATTAATCGAAGAAACCTCTGCCTTTTGTTCTGGAAATCCCTTTGCTCGTTCAAGAAAACCTGATACCACCAACCCGAGTCATGGTTCTGGGTCTTACCCGGATCAATCCCGCGTCTCCTATCAACAATTGCGAGCAGCACAA TTTCAGCAGTTGAAACAGCAGCAACAGGCAGGTAGCTATCTGGAGCAAGGGAAAATAGCTCACCAACATATGGTTCGGAATGTGAAAAAGAACGGAGGTTCAGGAAATCAGAGCTTATACGCCGCGTCTTGGCCGGATACACCGCATTGCCAACCACAACCGCAGCGTAGTTCTGGCATGATTGCCGTTTTTCTTGGAGAATGCGAGACCAACAGTAAGAGAACTGGAACTGGTGTTTTCTTGCCCAGAAACTTGGGAGCAACCTCGGTCGAAACTCGCAAGAAAACAG TAGGATGTCCTGTTTTAGTACCAGACAGAGTGGTGCGAGCGTTGAACATGAATCTAAAATCCATGGATCTCCAGCAACCACAGAGCCCGACCAAAAGAA aTCTCTTGGAGGCTAACGAAGCTTTAAAGCATGGAAAAATGGTTTCCACAGCCGAACAGAGGAGAACTCTGCGACCAGGACCTCCAAGTATGAATCAAGCGCTCAAGCTCCCTCAAGAATGGACCTACTAA
- the LOC142540221 gene encoding uncharacterized protein LOC142540221 translates to MREKTSNVATNKISCPKTGKGSWFQSPIVQPLLDPYCEFRQNTSTEHAQIRPLENNRKSFHGSKVCNDDELVRHMSNLPGFLQKVEKEISVQEKVLNFGVLDWKQLEKWKFNERVPAKCHHKASSSSRGYACMTTGPTKMGPYLHPIPYSRFSSPQEYQAAQSGSIDWHQNCHQRVENNYRSCSVTTVNNCPRKDTKQKIAPEKKALSVELEHKLSLPKNDVVNGGVKKSEMRLIGVEFNPRYVHVEPLPHNVLLMPKHLQMKSCSMSSQFTESGARKRISDLSSPQEFGGLSVEFPNSCSLPVDADVHDESSIEPHNMVTSLANEVDIYTGACPELDPVASVPSEGRCKIAHEKITRSTFSVKAPKRSEADTAVQPTMKGRHPSPTRWFSFGFGKMNRSSSFKEMSMVPQLSSTYIAVKSGPVKESSSGMNKFNRDKANASNRGRSSPLRRLLDPLIKYKGSQSTKIVQPPNGPLYSMTSGTPKIMEPSQGREPEGVTDQGLLQLTLKNGLPFFKLVVKNSSSHMLAAVVKRLPSNDKNNRCMIYAFYSVHETSKKSMTWTQGSKNISCGLDYKIVGHMKISSFYVPKLHAKGSSHWAIRECVLYGVDREEQDKQAPELLSDMEIAAVVLKSSCKNLNDGNLNDDQKQYRERGLPQCVLGATFDVGEDENSISTAVILPGGAHGNPSKGAPSSLISRWRSGGSCDCGGWDVGCKIRVLTNDDKKGMIGKESMSGCAIGLVNLFVQGDERKSKPLLNLESFDKGLYSLGLDPSIPFLEAFATCVAFITSQKFSEILDKSSLDKVIEAIVGKNKLETANTFQGEIPAKYVSCPPSPVGRI, encoded by the exons ATGAGAGAGAAAACTTCCAACGTGGCTACAAACAAGATTTCATGTCCCAAAACAGGAAAAGGGTCATGGTTTCAGAGTCCCATTGTTCAGCCATTACTCGATCCATATTGTGAATTTAGACAGAATACAAGTACCGAGCATGCCCAAATCAGACCGTTGGAGAATAACCGAAAGTCGTTCCATGGGAGTAAGGTGTGCAATGATGATGAGCTAGTTAGGCACATGTCAAATTTACCTGGTTTTCTCCAGAAAGTTGAGAAAGAAATAAGTGTTCAAGAAAAGGtattaaattttggagttcTTGATTGGAAGCAATTGGAAAAATGGAAGTTCAACGAACGCGTGCCTGCAAAATGTCACCATAAAGCATCTTCATCCAGCAGAGGTTATGCTTGTATGACAACTGGACCTACTAAAATGGGTCCCTATCTTCATCCCATTCCATATTCTCGTTTTAGTTCACCTCAAGAATATCAAGCTGCCCAGAGTGGCAGTATTGATTGGCATCAAAATTGTCATCAGAGAGTTGAGAACAACTATAGAAGTTGTTCTGTAACAACTGTGAACAACTGCCCAAGGAAGGATACAAAGCAAAAAATTGCACCAGAAAAGAAAGCTCTGTCCGTAGAGCTGGAACACAAGTTGTCACTCCCTAAAAATGACGTGGTCAACGGTGGGGTTAAAAAGAGTGAAATGAGATTAATTGGAGTGGAATTTAATCCTCGATATGTCCATGTAGAACCTCTGCCGCATAATGTGCTCTTAATGCCTAAACATCTTCAGATGAAGAGTTGCTCGATGAGTTCTCAATTTACAGAATCTGGTGCAAGGAAGAGGATCTCCGATTTATCTTCGCCTCAGGAGTTTGGAGGGCTCTCAGTTGAATTTCCAAACTCATGTTCCCTTCCCGTTGATGCAGATGTTCATGACGAGTCTTCCATAGAGCCACATAACATGGTGACTTCTCTGGCCAATGAAGTAGATATTTACACAGGTGCATGCCCTGAGCTGGATCCTGTTGCCTCGGTACCATCTGAAGGTCGGTGCAAGATTGCACATGAAAAAATTACAAGGTCTACATTTTCAGTTAAAGCTCCAAAGAGATCTGAAGCTGACACTGCAGTGCAGCCCACTATGAAAGGGAGACACCCTTCCCCTACTCGTTGGTTCAGTTTTGGTTTTGGAAAGATGAACAGGAGTTCTAGTTTTAAGGAAATGTCTATGGTTCCACAATTGAGTTCTACATATATTGCTGTAAAATCTGGCCCAGTAAAAGAGAGTTCTTCCGGTATGAACAAATTTAATCGAGACAAAGCAAATGCTAGTAACAGGGGTAGGTCAAGCCCTTTAAGGAGGTTGTTAGACCCATTGATAAAGTATAAAGGATCTCAATCTACCAAGATTGTTCAGCCTCCTAATGGACCCTTATATTCGATGACTTCTGGAACCCCAAAAATCATGGAACCATCTCAAGGTAGAGAGCCTGAGGGGGTAACTGATCAGGGTCTTCTGCAGCTCACATTGAAGAACGGGCTTCCTTTCTTTAAACTCGTGGTTAAAAATAGTAGCAGCCACATGCTAGCAGCTGTTGTGAAGCGGCTACCATCAAATGACAAAAACAATCGCTGCATGATATATGCATTCTACTCTGTTCACGAGACGAGCAAAAAGAGCATGACCTGGACTCAGGGATCGAAAAATATAAGCTGTGGCCTTGACTACAAGATTGTAGGCCACATGAaaatttcaagcttttatgttCCAAAATTACATGCTAAGGGTTCTAGTCATTGGGCCATTAGAGAATGTGTCTTGTATGGTGTTGATCGAGAGGAGCAGGACAAACAAGCACCTGAACTTTTATCTGACATGGAGATTGCAGCTGTTGTCTTGAAAAGCTCTTGTAAAAATCTTAATGATGGAAACTTAAATGATGACCAAAAACAATACCGAGAAAGGGGGCTTCCACAGTGTGTATTGGGAGCTACATTTGACGTGGGAGAAGATGAAAACTCTATCAGCACTGCAGTAATCCTTCCTGGCGGTGCCCATGGTAACCCAAGTAAAGGTGCACCTTCGTCATTAATTAGCCGGTGGAGATCTGGTGGATCATGTGATTGTGGAGGATGGGATGTTGGTTGCAAGATACGGGTTCTTACCAACGATGACAAAAAAGGCATGATTGGTAAAGAGTCAATGTCTGGCTGTGCCATTGGTCTTGTTAATCTTTTTGTCCAG GGTGATGAAAGAAAGAGCAAGCCTCTTCTCAACTTGGAGTCATTTGACAAAGGATTATACTCACTTGGTTTGGATCCATCAATTCCTTTCTTAGAGGCATTTGCGACTTGCGTAGCATTTATAACTAGTCAGaaattttctgaaattttagACAAGAGTAGCCTGGATAAAGTTATAGAGGCCATTGTTGGAAAGAATAAGTTGGAAACTGCTAACACATTCCAAGGAGAAATCCCCGCAAAATATGTCTCATGCCCCCCTTCACCAGTCGGAAGGATTTGA
- the LOC142538971 gene encoding uncharacterized protein LOC142538971 isoform X2, translating to MYSSMKLVLVLFLACSLLIHGIIAELICEELPTELCALSIASSGKRCVLETYLNEAGIKKYTCKTSEVLAEKLSGYIENDQCVDACGLDRESVGISSDAFLRPGFAASLCSPECYEICPNIVDLYYNLAAGEGVFLPELCAKQKRSSLRGMHGIFSHGYAAGDAPAPSPF from the exons ATGTATTCCTCGATGAAGTTGGTATTGGTTCTCTTCTTGGCTTGCTCTCTCTTGATCCATGGCATAATAG CTGAGTTGATCTGCGAGGAGTTGCCTACGGAACTGTGTGCCCTGTCGATCGCATCATCGGGGAAGAGATGTGTGCTGGAAACCTACCTCAACGAAGCAGGTATCAAGAAGTACACGTGCAAGACATCGGAAGTGTTGGCCGAAAAATTGTCTGGCTACATAGAGAACGATCAGTGCGTAGATGCGTGTGGCCTTGACAGGGAATCCGTCGGGATATCCTCCGACGCCTTCCTGAGGCCGGGATTCGCCGCTAGCCTCTGCTCACCGGAATGTTACGAGATCTGCCCCAACATTGTCGACCTGTATTACAATCTCGCCGCAGGAGAAG GCGTTTTTTTACCGGAGCTATGTGCGAAACAGAAGCGCAGCTCCCTCCGCGGCATGCATGGGATTTTCAGCCACGGTTACGCCGCCGGTGATGCCCCTGCTCCTTCCCCTTTCTAA
- the LOC142540217 gene encoding uncharacterized protein LOC142540217 isoform X3: MGWKLSRSPQSTLRSTVSGCGCMPGVSLVSLPLDGANGAAWHSLLAAEERGARIRLIEETSAFCSGNPFARSRKPDTTNPSHGSGSYPDQSRVSYQQLRAAQFQQLKQQQQAGSYLEQGKIAHQHMVRNVKKNGGSGNQSLYAASWPDTPHCQPQPQRSSGTGVFLPRNLGATSVETRKKTGCPVLVPDRVVRALNMNLKSMDLQQPQSPTKRSDLLEANEALKHGKMVSTAEQRRTLRPGPPSMNQALKLPQEWTY; the protein is encoded by the exons ATG GGTTGGAAGTTGTCCCGTTCACCTCAATCGACTCTCCGCAGTACCGTGTCTGGTTGCGGGTGCATGCCCGGAGTTTCTCTTGTTTCTCTTCCACTGGATGGCGCAAATGGTGCTGCATGGCATTCGTTGTTAGCGGCTGAGGAGAGGGGTGCGCGGATAAGATTAATCGAAGAAACCTCTGCCTTTTGTTCTGGAAATCCCTTTGCTCGTTCAAGAAAACCTGATACCACCAACCCGAGTCATGGTTCTGGGTCTTACCCGGATCAATCCCGCGTCTCCTATCAACAATTGCGAGCAGCACAA TTTCAGCAGTTGAAACAGCAGCAACAGGCAGGTAGCTATCTGGAGCAAGGGAAAATAGCTCACCAACATATGGTTCGGAATGTGAAAAAGAACGGAGGTTCAGGAAATCAGAGCTTATACGCCGCGTCTTGGCCGGATACACCGCATTGCCAACCACAACCGCAGCGTAGTT CTGGAACTGGTGTTTTCTTGCCCAGAAACTTGGGAGCAACCTCGGTCGAAACTCGCAAGAAAACAG GATGTCCTGTTTTAGTACCAGACAGAGTGGTGCGAGCGTTGAACATGAATCTAAAATCCATGGATCTCCAGCAACCACAGAGCCCGACCAAAAGAAGT gaTCTCTTGGAGGCTAACGAAGCTTTAAAGCATGGAAAAATGGTTTCCACAGCCGAACAGAGGAGAACTCTGCGACCAGGACCTCCAAGTATGAATCAAGCGCTCAAGCTCCCTCAAGAATGGACCTACTAA
- the LOC142540220 gene encoding peptidyl-prolyl cis-trans isomerase PASTICCINO1-like gives MAVGDESEQESKPQKKKIDSEDDKRKKKITPGSLMKALIRPGSGEKHPTDGDQVIYHCTVRTLDGVVVESTRAQIGGNGIPKRQVLGKSKMLLGLLEGIPTMLNGEVAMFKVKPELHYDEEDCPVSSADGFPKDAELHFEIELIDCCKVKVITEDLGVIKKVTQEGQGWEQPREPYEIKAWISAKSGDGKLIFSHTEGEPFFFTFGKSEVTEGLEMGIGTMSRGEKAVIYVDKQYITEGPLIPLVEGIAEVHFEVELVHFVQVRDVLGDGRLIKRRIRDGRGEFPMDCPLQDSLLHIHYKGMLPNEEKTVFYDTRVDNNGHPLEFRSGEGLVPEGFEMCTRLMLPGEIALVTCPPDYAYDKFHRPDKVPQGSYIHWEIELLHYEKQKDWTGMNFRQIMDEVEKIKGMGNRLFKEGKYELAKAKYDHVLREFNHVNPQDDDEGKEFSETRNLLNLNVAACYLKMGESRKSLEACNKVLDANPVHVKALYRRGMAYMSAGDFEEARADFNKMMTIDKSSESTVKAALLKLNKEEQEVHVRARRQFKGLFDKKPGMIAAADEIDAQQISGEMPEIDNRDGLDGDMEHLLQANAPPPRANLWSRLWPTSRRLFTALGLDRCTIL, from the exons ATGGCTGTTGGTGATGAATCAGAGCAAGAATCTAAACCccagaagaaaaaaatagattCTGAAGATGACAAAAG GAAGAAAAAGATTACACCTGGAAGTTTGATGAAAGCTTTGATAAGGCCTGGAAGCGGGGAAAAACATCCTACCGATGGTGATCAG GTTATATATCACTGCACAGTTCGGACTTTGGATGGGGTAGTTGTCGAGTCAACCCGTGCACAGATCGGAG GCAACGGTATACCAAAGAGGCAGGTGTTGGGTAAAAGTAAGATGCTATTGGGATTGTTAGAAGGCATTCCAACAATGTTGAATGGTGAAGTTGCAATG TTCAAGGTTAAACCTGAGCTGCATTATGACGAGGAGGATTGTCCAGTTTCATCTGCCGATGGCTTTCCGAAGGATGCCGAACTTCATTTTGAGATTGAGCTGATTGATTGCTGTAAAGTCAAG GTTATCACCGAAGATTTAGGTGTCATAAAAAAG GTAACACAGGAAGGACAAGGTTGGGAACAACCTAGAGAGCCCTATGAAATTAAAGCTTG GATTTCAGCAAAGTCGGGAGatggaaaattgatttttagtCATACTGAAGGAGAACCGTTTTTCTTTACGTTTGGAAAATCTGAG GTTACAGAAGGTCTTGAGATGGGAATTGGAACAATGTCAAGGGGAGAAAAAGCAGTAATATATGTCGACAAGCAGTATATAACTGAAGGCCCTCTGATTCCCTTGGTAGAAGGTATTGCAGAAGTCCACTTTGAGGTCGAGCTGGTACACTTTGTGCAG GTGCGGGATGTGCTTGGAGATGGACGCTTGATAAAACGCCGGATTCGTGATGGAAGAG GTGAATTTCCTATGGATTGCCCACTTCAAGACAGTCTGCTTCACATTCACTACAAGGGAATGCTTCCAAATGAGGAAAAAACTGTTTTCTATGATACAAGAGTTGATAATAATGGGCATCCTTTGGAATTTAGATCAGGAGAAGGGCTT GTACCAGAAGGGTTTGAAATGTGCACCCGACTGATGTTACCTGGAGAGATAGCTCTTGTGACGTGCCCCCCTGATTATGCTTATGACAAGTTTCACAG GCCGGATAAAGTACCTCAGGGATCCTATATTCATTGGGAGATCGAGCTTCTTCATTACGAGAAGCAGAAG GACTGGACTGGCATGAACTTTAGACAAATAATGGACGAAGTTGAGAAGATTAAAGGGATG GGTAACAGGCTATTCAAAGAAGGCAAATATGAACTTGCCAAGGCAAAATATGATCAT GTGCTTCGAGAGTTTAATCACGTAAATCCTCAAGATGATGATGAGGGGAAAGAATTTTCTGAGACAAGA AATTTGTTGAATCTCAATGTGGCTGCATGCTATCTGAAAATGGGTGAATCCAGGAAGTCACTTGAAGCATGCAATAAG GTGTTGGATGCAAATCCTGTTCACGTCAAAGCTCTTTACCGCCGAGGAATGGCATACATGTCGGCTGGAGATTTTGAAGAAGCTAGAGCTGATTTCAACAAG ATGATGACCATCGATAAATCATCAGAATCAACTGTGAAGGCGGCCCTTCTCAAACTTAACAAAGAGGAGCAG GAGGTTCACGTAAGGGCTCGTAGACAATTCAAGGGATTGTTTGACAAGAAACCTGGCATGATTGCTGCGGCAGATGAGATTGATGCACAACAAATTTCTGGCGAAATGCCTGAGATTGATAATCGGGATGGTTTGGATGGTGATATGGAGCATCTTCTTCAGGCCAATGCTCCCCCACCCCGTGCGAACTTGTGGTCTAGATTGTGGCCTACCAGCAGAAGGCTTTTTACAGCTCTTGGATTGGATCGATGCACCATATTGTGA
- the LOC142540217 gene encoding uncharacterized protein LOC142540217 isoform X4 yields the protein MGWKLSRSPQSTLRSTVSGCGCMPGVSLVSLPLDGANGAAWHSLLAAEERGARIRLIEETSAFCSGNPFARSRKPDTTNPSHGSGSYPDQSRVSYQQLRAAQFQQLKQQQQAGSYLEQGKIAHQHMVRNVKKNGGSGNQSLYAASWPDTPHCQPQPQRSSGMIAVFLGECETNSKRTGTGVFLPRNLGATSVETRKKTDLLEANEALKHGKMVSTAEQRRTLRPGPPSMNQALKLPQEWTY from the exons ATG GGTTGGAAGTTGTCCCGTTCACCTCAATCGACTCTCCGCAGTACCGTGTCTGGTTGCGGGTGCATGCCCGGAGTTTCTCTTGTTTCTCTTCCACTGGATGGCGCAAATGGTGCTGCATGGCATTCGTTGTTAGCGGCTGAGGAGAGGGGTGCGCGGATAAGATTAATCGAAGAAACCTCTGCCTTTTGTTCTGGAAATCCCTTTGCTCGTTCAAGAAAACCTGATACCACCAACCCGAGTCATGGTTCTGGGTCTTACCCGGATCAATCCCGCGTCTCCTATCAACAATTGCGAGCAGCACAA TTTCAGCAGTTGAAACAGCAGCAACAGGCAGGTAGCTATCTGGAGCAAGGGAAAATAGCTCACCAACATATGGTTCGGAATGTGAAAAAGAACGGAGGTTCAGGAAATCAGAGCTTATACGCCGCGTCTTGGCCGGATACACCGCATTGCCAACCACAACCGCAGCGTAGTTCTGGCATGATTGCCGTTTTTCTTGGAGAATGCGAGACCAACAGTAAGAGAACTGGAACTGGTGTTTTCTTGCCCAGAAACTTGGGAGCAACCTCGGTCGAAACTCGCAAGAAAACAG aTCTCTTGGAGGCTAACGAAGCTTTAAAGCATGGAAAAATGGTTTCCACAGCCGAACAGAGGAGAACTCTGCGACCAGGACCTCCAAGTATGAATCAAGCGCTCAAGCTCCCTCAAGAATGGACCTACTAA
- the LOC142538971 gene encoding uncharacterized protein LOC142538971 isoform X1: MYSSMKLVLVLFLACSLLIHGIIAELICEELPTELCALSIASSGKRCVLETYLNEAGIKKYTCKTSEVLAEKLSGYIENDQCVDACGLDRESVGISSDAFLRPGFAASLCSPECYEICPNIVDLYYNLAAGEAGVFLPELCAKQKRSSLRGMHGIFSHGYAAGDAPAPSPF; encoded by the exons ATGTATTCCTCGATGAAGTTGGTATTGGTTCTCTTCTTGGCTTGCTCTCTCTTGATCCATGGCATAATAG CTGAGTTGATCTGCGAGGAGTTGCCTACGGAACTGTGTGCCCTGTCGATCGCATCATCGGGGAAGAGATGTGTGCTGGAAACCTACCTCAACGAAGCAGGTATCAAGAAGTACACGTGCAAGACATCGGAAGTGTTGGCCGAAAAATTGTCTGGCTACATAGAGAACGATCAGTGCGTAGATGCGTGTGGCCTTGACAGGGAATCCGTCGGGATATCCTCCGACGCCTTCCTGAGGCCGGGATTCGCCGCTAGCCTCTGCTCACCGGAATGTTACGAGATCTGCCCCAACATTGTCGACCTGTATTACAATCTCGCCGCAGGAGAAG caGGCGTTTTTTTACCGGAGCTATGTGCGAAACAGAAGCGCAGCTCCCTCCGCGGCATGCATGGGATTTTCAGCCACGGTTACGCCGCCGGTGATGCCCCTGCTCCTTCCCCTTTCTAA
- the LOC142538970 gene encoding LOW QUALITY PROTEIN: laccase-7-like (The sequence of the model RefSeq protein was modified relative to this genomic sequence to represent the inferred CDS: deleted 1 base in 1 codon) has protein sequence MANHLVLLFACALALLAYSSSSFASAAIVEHSFHVQNLTVNRLCRNQVITAVNGSLPGPTLRVQEGDTLIVYVFNNSPYNLSIHWHGIFQLLSGWADGPEFATQCPIRPGQSYAYRFTITRQVGTLWWHAHVQWLRATVHGALIIRPKSGQSYPFPKPHREVPIVLGEWWNANVIDVENQALATGAAPNLSDAYTINGRPGDLYPCSSNHTFKLQVEHGKKYLLQIINAALNNQLFFKIANHKMEVVAVDASYTNPYTTDVVVLAPGQTTDVLLTADQTSGRYYMAASPYASAAGVPFDNTTTTGIIEYKGSTRSKPVMPILPAFNDTPTAHKFFTNLTGLVTGPFWSPVPRNIDEHMFITFGLGLSACGAPGNSSCSGPFGQRLAASMNNASFQFPAKLSMLEAFFRNVGGIYTTDFPNNPPLRFDYTNPNNSLNRALVMTTKSTKVKKVKYNATVEIVLQNTALIGIENHPIHLHGFNFFVLAQGFGNFNRTIDSKMFNFFNPQERNTVAVPVGGWAVIRFRANNPGVWLLHCHLDVHLPWGLATAFVVENGHTPSSRLPPPPPDFPRC, from the exons ATGGCGAATCATCTTGTTCTCTTGTTTGCATGCGCTTTGGCTTTGTTGGCTTATTCGTCTTCTTCATTTGCTTCGGCCGCCATCGTCGAGCATTCTTTTCAT GTGCAAAATTTAACTGTCAATCGGCTCTGCAGAAACCAAGTGATCACTGCTGTGAATGGCAGTCTTCCGGGGCCAACTCTCCGCGTGCAAGAGGGTGACACTCTGATCGTCTACGTTTTCAATAATTCGCCTTATAACCTATCCATTCATTG GCATGGGATTTTCCAGTTGCTTAGTGGCTGGGCAGATGGACCTGAATTCGCTACCCAATGCCCGATCCGTCCTGGCCAAAGTTATGCCTACCGGTTCACCATCACCCGTCAAGTGGGTACCCTATGGTGGCACGCACACGTTCAATGGCTTCGAGCCACCGTTCACGGTGCCCTGATCATCCGGCCTAAATCCGGTCAATCATATCCATTCCCTAAGCCACACAGGGAAGTCCCAATAGTTCTTG GAGAGTGGTGGAATGCTAATGTGATCGACGTGGAGAATCAGGCGCTAGCCACCGGAGCTGCCCCGAATCTGTCTGATGCCTATACTATAAACGGCAGGCCCGGTGATCTGTATCCATGCTCCTCCAACC ACACCTTTAAGTTACAAGTGGAGCATGGAAAAAAATATCTCCTCCAGATAATCAATGCTGCACTCAATAACCAACTATTCTTCAAGATCGCCAATCACAAGATGGAAGTCGTA GCGGTTGATGCTTCGTACACAAACCCCTATACAACCGATGTGGTCGTGCTAGCACCAGGACAAACCACGGATGTATTATTAACCGCGGATCAGACATCAGGCCGATACTACATGGCCGCAAGTCCTTACGCTAGCGCGGCTGGGGTTCCCTTCGACAACACCACCACAACCGGTATCATAGAGTACAAAGGATCGACACGGTCTAAACCTGTCATGCCTATTCTTCCCGCATTTAACGACACCCCCACAGCCCACAAATTTTTCACCAACTTAACTGGGCTTGTTACCGGGCCCTTTTGGAGCCCGGTCCCCCGCAATATAGATGAACACATGTTCATAACATTTGGGTTGGGCCTATCCGCTTGCGGTGCCCCTGGTAACTCCTCATGCTCGGGCCCATTTGGCCAAAGACTGGCAGCAAGCATGAACAATGCATCCTTCCAATTCCCCGCCAAGTTGTCAATGCTCGAGGCATTTTTCAGAAACGTCGGGGGAATATACACGACCGATTTTCCTAATAACCCGCCATTGCGATTCGACTACACTAACCCGAATAACAGCTTGAATCGAGCGCTTGTAATGACCACAAAATCCACCAAGGTCAAGAAAGTGAAATACAACGCAACCGTAGAGATAGTGCTACAAAACACTGCCTTAATCGGGATCGAGAATCACCCCATCCACCTACACGGGTTCAACTTCTTTGTGCTGGCTCAAGGATTTGGGAACTTCAACCGTACAATCGATAGCAAAATGTTTAATTTCTTCAATCCACAAGAGCGAAACACCGTCGCGGTTCCAGTTGGAGGATGGGCGGTGATTAGGTTCCGAGCGAATAATCCAGGTGTTTGGTTGTTGCATTGTCATTTGGATGTACACTTGCCTTGGGGCTTAGCGACAGCCTTCGTGGTCGAAAATGGACATACGCCTTCGAGTAGGCTGCCCCCGCCTCCTCCAGATTTTCCCAGATGCTAA